From one Methanofastidiosum sp. genomic stretch:
- a CDS encoding 4Fe-4S binding protein produces the protein MSKREIIKIDEEKCNGCGLCVPNCPEGALQIIDDKARLVSDLFCDGLGACIGNCPEGAISVEEREAEEYDEKKVMENIVKQGKNTIKAHLQHLKDHGADKYLKQAEEVLEEKEIENPMKEEHHSHGASCPGSMIKDFSNEDMIEYEEGKRSSQLRQWPIQLHLVSPNAPYFVRKDVLLAADCTAFSIGDFHKDFLKGKTLTIACPKLDSDREIYVEKIRKMIDEAKINTLTVMVMEVPCCSGLLQIAKKALDIATRKIPIKVIIIGIKGDILKEEWI, from the coding sequence AGAAATAATTAAAATTGATGAAGAAAAGTGCAATGGATGTGGGCTTTGCGTTCCTAATTGTCCTGAAGGAGCGCTACAGATAATAGATGACAAGGCAAGATTAGTAAGTGATCTATTTTGCGATGGACTTGGGGCTTGCATTGGAAACTGCCCAGAAGGCGCTATATCTGTTGAAGAGAGAGAAGCAGAAGAATACGATGAAAAAAAAGTAATGGAAAATATAGTAAAACAGGGTAAGAATACTATTAAAGCCCATCTTCAGCACTTAAAGGATCACGGCGCCGACAAATATCTTAAACAGGCTGAGGAGGTTCTTGAAGAAAAAGAAATAGAGAATCCTATGAAAGAAGAACACCATTCGCATGGAGCATCTTGCCCTGGTTCCATGATTAAGGATTTTTCAAATGAAGATATGATAGAATATGAAGAAGGAAAGAGATCTTCTCAGCTTAGACAGTGGCCTATACAACTTCATCTTGTTTCACCAAATGCGCCATATTTTGTTAGAAAAGATGTTTTACTTGCTGCAGATTGTACTGCTTTTTCTATTGGAGATTTCCACAAAGATTTTCTTAAAGGCAAGACCTTAACTATAGCATGTCCAAAACTTGATTCTGATAGAGAAATCTATGTTGAGAAAATAAGAAAGATGATTGATGAAGCAAAAATAAACACGTTAACTGTCATGGTGATGGAAGTTCCTTGTTGTTCAGGACTTCTTCAAATCGCTAAGAAAGCTTTGGATATCGCAACTAGAAAAATACCCATAAAAGTAATAATAATTGGAATTAAAGGGGATATATTGAAGGAGGAATGGATATAA
- a CDS encoding cupin domain-containing protein, which produces MEKGFWKDLNKTMQFPKEGIFSTVLTKSKTYNYTLMCLSAGTNIDTHTSTKAGIVQVLSGTGTFTLSDEEIEMAPGVFIFMPKNAPHSLKAKDNLAILLGLTD; this is translated from the coding sequence ATGGAAAAAGGATTTTGGAAAGATTTGAATAAAACTATGCAATTCCCTAAAGAAGGAATTTTTAGCACTGTATTGACAAAGTCAAAAACATACAACTATACTCTGATGTGTTTATCAGCAGGTACAAATATAGACACACATACTTCAACTAAGGCCGGCATAGTTCAAGTACTAAGTGGTACTGGTACCTTTACACTTTCTGATGAAGAGATTGAAATGGCTCCAGGAGTATTTATCTTCATGCCTAAGAATGCGCCCCATTCTCTTAAGGCCAAAGATAATCTAGCAATACTATTAGGCTTGACAGATTAA